From the genome of Candidatus Defluviilinea proxima:
TGGATAGTTCTGTTGCACAATTCATGCTCGATACTTTAGCAAAATCCACAGCGATGATGGCTGTGACTCAGTTGCGTGTGCTCGGCGGTGCAATGGGGCGCGTCCCTGCCGATGCGACAGCATTTGCCCATCGCGAATCCAAGATCATGGCAAACCTCGCCGCCTTGTATGGAAACCCAGATGAAAAAGAACAGCATGAGGCTTGGGTCACTAAATATGAAAAGAAATTACGCCAAAGCGACAAAGGCGCCTACGTCAACTTCCTTGGCGCGGTAGACCAAAAACGAGTCCGCGCGGCGTATCCGGGCGACACTTGGAAGAGACTCGGTCAGATCAAAAAGAAATATGACCCGACAAACTTGTTCCACTTGAATCAAAACATCATCCCAAAATAGGATTCGACATGAGCAAAGTCGTTTTAGATATGTCCATGTCACTGGACGGTTTTATCGCAGGTGCGAATGTGAGTAAAGAATATCCCATGGGCGTGAACGGCGAGAACCTTCATACCTGGCTATTCAGCACACCTAAAGATAAAGTGGACGCTGACGTGGAACGCGAGATGTTCGCGAAAACGGGAGCAGTGATACTGGGGAATCGCACATTCGAAGTCGGTGTGGATCTGTGGGGAGATGTTCCTTTTCCTGTGCCATCTTTTGTGCTTACCCACAAGAAGCGCGAACCGTTAATAAAGAAGAGCGGAACCTTTACTTTTGTAACCGACGGCATCGAAAGTGCACTTCGACAGGCTCAAGCAGTTACAGGTGATAAAGACATCCGTTTAATGGGAGCTGATATTGCTCAACAATTTCTCAGCGCAGGTCTGATCGACGAAATACAAATTAACCATGTGCCGATCCTCCTCGGTGATGGTGTGCGCTTATTTGAAAATTTGGGCATAAAAAGTAGTCAGCTAGAAAAAGACAGGGTTCTTGACTCTCCACATGCCACCCATATTCACTATCGCGTCTTAAAGTAGTCGTTTCGTAAAGGAAAAAATTTTGTGAAAACCTTTTATCAAATACTCGGTAATACCCTCCTCGCCAACGTCACCAACATGACCGTCTGGTTTGCGATGATCTTCTTTATCTATCTTGAAACAAAATCCGTCACAGCGACCTCTGTTGTTTCGGGCATTTATCTCGTTGCTGTTGCTGTCTCGGGCATCTGGTTCGGCAGTCTTGTTGACCATAACAAGAAAAAGAACGTCATGATCCTTTCGGGCTTTGTTTCACTCTTCATTTATGTGATTGGATTTGTGATGTACCTGAACGTCCCCGCCGAAACATGGAAAAATCCCACTAGCCCTACACTCTGGGTCTTCGTCCCACTTCTGCTTCTCGGCGTGATCGCAGGCAACCTGCGTGGCATCGCACTGCCAACATTGGTCACGATCCTCATCCCCGAAGATTCTCGTGACAAGGCAAATGGTCTCGTTGGCACAACAACGGGCGTCATCTTCCTCATCACATCCGCCGTCAGTGGATTCCTTGTCGCACATTCGGGCATGTACCTCGTTTTGATCCTTGCAATGGTTGTGATGACTCTTTCGATCGTACATCTTTTCTTCACGGACATTCCAGAAAAGGAGATCGTCCATCTCGAAGGTCAACCTCCCAAAGTGGATTTGCGTGGCACGTTCGCTGTAGTCATCGCCATCCCTGGCTTGATCGCGTTGATCTTCTTCAGCACCTTCAATAACTTTTTGGGCGGCGTCTTCATGGGCTTGATGGACGCCTACGGACTGTCGCTGGTTTCGGTTCAGGTGTGGGGCGTGCTGTGGGCAGTCCTCAGTTGCGGCTTTATCGTCGGCGGCCTCCTCATCGCAAAATTCGGTTTGGGCAAAAACCCCATCTTCGCCATGTTTGCCGCCAACATCGTTATTTGGATTATCTCCAGCGTTTTCACCATCCAGCCGTCCATCGTGTTGCTGTGCATCGGCATGTTCATTTACATCAGCGTTGTTCCATTTATTGAAGCGGCGGAACATACCGTCATCCAGAAAGTTGTCCCGCTCGAAAGGCAGGGACGTGTCTTCGGCTTTGCCCAAAGCGTGGAAATGTCCGCCTCGCCTCTGACGACCTTTATGATTGGTCCTGTTACCGAATTGTTTTTCATCCCCTTTATGACCGTCGGTGCAGGCGTTGAACTGATCGGCAGTTGGTTCGGCACGGGAGCGGATCGTGGTATTGCCCTCGTCTTTACGGTAACAGGTATCATTGGCTTGATCGTCACATTGATCGCGATGAACACGAAATACTACGGCTTGCTCTCGAAGCGCTACATGGAAGAAAACGAAGTTGCAGTATTACCCGAAGGGGAACCTGCATGACGAAAGATTCTCAAAGTAAAAGTGATCTTCCCAAGATCGGCGCTCCTGCCACACGTGCCTTGGAAGCAGCGGGATACACCACTCTAAAGCAGTTGACCAAAGTCACAGAAGCGGAGATTGCTCAGTTACATGGAATGGGACCCAAAGCGCTTGGCATTCTACGTGATACATTGAAGGCCCAGGGCTTGTCCTTCAAACATGGGCAAGCAGGGGAGAAGCCGAACAAGAACGGCTCACTCGTCAACCGCACTGACAAGGTGAATGAATTTCTCGAGAATCTCAGTCACCCGCTCAAGGCGGAAGTGGAGGCGGTGCGGTCCATTATCAAAGGTGTGAATAAAGACATCAATGAAGAAATTAAATGGAAAGCTCCATCCTTCAATTACAAAGGCGAATATCTTGTGACGTTTAATCTCCGAGATGAAAAGCGCATTCATCTTGTGTTCCATAATCCACAGATTTCGAAAATCAAGAGCAAATTGTTGGAAGGGGATTATAAAGATAGACGTATGGCTTATTTTGAGGATATAAAGGATGTGAAGGCAAAGAAACCAACGCTGGAAAAAGCCTTGAAAGATTTGATCAAGTTACAAAAATAGGAGACTGTATAAAATGGCACTGACTCCCTCACAAGAGATCGACAAATTTATCAAGGAACTCACAGATTGGCGCGGAAAGTGGATTGCTAAATTCCGTGAACTGATTTTGAAAACCGCGCCTGAAGTCACTGAAGAATGGAAATGGGGTGTCCCCGTGTGGGTATATAAAGACAATGTAGTTGCCAGCGGAGTTTTCAAAGACCACATCAAGTTGAATTTTTTCAAAGGTGCTTCTTTACCAGACCCGAAAGGTCTCTTCAATGCTGGCCTTGAAGCAAAAGCTACACGCGCAATCGATATTGGCGAGAACGATAAGATTGATGAAAAGGCACTCAAAGAATTAATCCGTGCGGCTGTGGATTTTAATATGGCGGAAAAAAAGAAGAAATGAAGCATATAGAGCTTCCCAAATTGGCGGCTCCCGCTCAACGAGCGCTTCAAAGCGCAGGCATCACTTATCTCGACCATCTGACCAAGGTCAGCGAAGAGGAACTCATGCAATTACACGGCATGGGAAAGAATGCCATAAGTACATTGCGTGAAGCGCTCAAGGCAAAGGGATTATCTTTTCGTTTATCAAAGGGGCCGCCTGAAGCAAGTATGGATAAAACCATCCGTATGCACTTGGATAATATCCGTTCCACAGACGGGGAGTTGCAAAACAATGCCTATACGGTTCTCATGGAAGAGACCGAAAAACCCGTGGACTGGACATACATGGCATGGGATGAACTGGTTGATGGGTTAACTCACAAGGACAATCACGTGCGCGCTATTTCAGCACAGTTGCTTGCCAATCTTGGCAAAAGTGACCCGAAAGGCCGAATGTTCAAAGACTTTGATAAACTCCTCGCTGTGACAAAAGATGAAAAGTTCGTCACAGCCCGGCACTGCCTTCAATCTATTTGGAAGGTAGGGTTGGGCGGTAAGAATGCGCAGATATTAGTGGTGAAAGGCCTGGAGAAACGGTATCAGGAATGCGTTAAGGAAAAGAACGGATCTCTCATCCGCTATGATATTCTAGTTGGGCTACGTAGTCTCTACGAAGCTACCACATCCAGTGAGATCAAGGAGAAGGCTTTGGATTTGATAGAATTAGAGTCAGATTTGAAATATCGCAAGAAATATGTATCTGTGTGGAAAAAGGTGTAATCTTCAAAAGATTTATTCGTAGACAGGAACACTTTTAATGATCGTTGATCTCGGCACTCAATTATCCGATTCCCCTTTTGTACAAACTGTTTATCGAGCGCGCAGTGTAGGTGGCGGCTCGTTCTTGTCGACGGCTGCTAGCAACTGGGAGATGGTGATTACGAAACAGAAGGGGAGAGTCACTTTGAGCATTCGCGGACCTGAAACAAAAGTTTCACCTGCGCCGATCCCCGAGGATGCCGAATTCCTGGGTGTCATTTTCAAACACGGTGCCTTCATGCCTTCACTCCCGGTCAGTAGATTCGTGGATAAAGAAATTCATTTGCCTGAAACCGTAAAGAACTCTTTTCAGTTGTTTGGTGATACATGGGAATTTCCCACTTTTGACAATATAGATACGTTTGTGGATAAATTAACACGGGAAGATCTTCTCACTCACGACCCGGTGGTGGAAGACGTACTGCGCGGCAAAACACAGGACCTTTCGCTGCGTTCTGTCCAAAGACGTTTTCTTCAGGTGACAGGTTTGTCTTATAAGACCATTCAGCAGATCGAACGGGCCAAACAGGCGGCCTCACTTTTACAAAGCGGTGTTCCAATTTCAGATACCACTTATCAAACCGGGTATTTCGATCAGGCACATCTGACCAATTCCCTCAGGCGATATTATGGGCAAACGCCAACGCAGATCATCCAATCTGCGAATTCCGCTTGATGTCGTTTTTTTCCAAGACACGATCTTTCTTTGGGAATATGATGTGGCTATCACTTTATAAACAAAAGGAGATTAACCATGAGAAAGATTATTGTTCACGAGTTCATTACTTTGGATGGTGTCATTCAGGCGCCTGGCAGTCCGACTGAGGATACCGACGGTGGCTTCACCCACGGCGGTTGGACGCTTCCTTACTGGCACGATGAGATTGGTGCCCACTTTGGTCAGATCTTTGCTGATGCCGATACGTTGTTGCTCGGTCGAAAGACATGGCAGACTCACGGCGAAGCGTTTGAGCCTGATCCCGCCAACGATCCGTTCAGTGGATTCAAAAAGCATGTTGTTTCCACCACGTTAAAATCAGCAGATGCCTGGCGGGATTCGACCGTTATCAGCGGAAATGTGATCGATGAGATTCGCAAACTAAAGAGCCAGCCTGGCAAGAACATCATCATGGATGGCAGTAGTGTCCTGATGCACGCTCTGATAGAGAATGACCTCGTGGATGAATATGCCCTGCATGTGTATCCGCTCGTGCTTGGAACTGGCAAGCGACTCTTCCCTGATGGGAAACGTGTGAATTTGAAACTAATCGAATCGTCCACACTTCCAACGGGAGTTGTGTATCAGCGTTTTCAGACTGAGATGAAATAAAATTGTCATCCTGAGCGGAGCGAAGGATCTCTGTCAAAACGAGCAGATTCCTTCAACAAAGCAGAGACTCTTCGTTCCCGCTGGTCGCTCAGAGTGACAAGGCATAGGAGACCTTCATGAAAATCCACCTCGTTGACGGGACATACGAATTATTTCGTGCTCACTTTGGTGCACCACCGAAGAAAGCTCCAGATGGATTGGAGATCGGCGCCACGCTTGGAATGATCCGCAGTATGATGTTGCTCCTTTCTGACCCCGAGGTTACTCATGTAGCGGTCGCTTTCGACCATGTGATTGAGTCGTTTCGCAATAAGCTTTATCCTGGCTATAAATCGAGCGAAGGCGTTGACCCGGTCATCTTGAATCAATTTGGATTAGCCGAAAAGATGGTATCCGCTTTGGGATTGGTGATCTGGCCTCAGGTCAAGTTTGAAGCGGACGATGCGATTGCAACGGCAGTGGCGAAGTTTAAGAAACTGAAATCCGTTGAGCAGATCGTCATTTGTTCCGTCGATAAAGATTTGACTCAAATGGTGGACGGTGACCGAGTCATTTGTTGGGATCGGCGCAGGGAAATCCTGTTGGATGAAAAAGGTGTGGTTGAGAAATTTGGTGTGAGTCCCGAATCTATTCCTGATTATCTCGCCCTTGTCGGTGATTCAGCAGATGGCTACCCAGGGATTCAAGGTTGGGGTGAAAAATCCACTTCGGCGGTGTTGGCGAAATTCAAACACATTGAGTCCATTCCCAAAGACCCGAAGAAGATCCCCCTGAGTTTGGGGCGTGCAACGACTTTACTTGAGAACCTACAGACGAACTATGAGAATGCCTTGCTATTCCGAGAGTTGTCAACACTGCGGACAGACGTCCCGTTGAAAGAGACGCTCAACGATCTGAAGTGGCAGGGAGCGCATCCGCGCTTGAAGAAGTTATGTGAAGAAGTGGGGGAGAGTCGAATCCCTGAGCGGGTAACGAAGTGGAAGTAGTTGAACATCTATGTTGAACATTGACATTCAAACTGCTCGTCATTTTATCCTTGGTAAACAAGGCATATGGCCTGGGCGACGCTGGCGTGGTTTGAAAGGCACCGAGCAAGCCATGCGTGCCATGGAATATTTACAGCTTGACCCGTTACAGATCATCGCGCGCAGTCAGGATATTTCATTGTACAGTCGCGTCATCGGATATAAGCCTGAAACATGGGAAGATGTGACATACAAACAACGTAAGTTCTTTGATTGGGGTGGTTGGTTAGCCGCCCGCCCAATGGAGGAGTTACCGTATTGGCGCACAGTGATGCATCGTGAGCGGGATGGTGTAGCTGGTGACTCACGTCTTCGACAGATGGCAAAGGAACATGCAAAAGCCATCATCGAAGTACGTGCTATTTTGAAAGACCGTGGAACTGTGAGCAACCGTGAATTTGAAGCGGCAGACCGCAAAAAGACGCAGAGTTATCGTGGGCGTAAGGACAGTGCATTAGCTTTGTATTATTTGTGGCGTACTGGCGAAGTGATGATGCATCACCGGGAACGCTTCGAGCGAGTGTATGCGCTGACGGAAAATGTTGCACCCATTGATCTGGTGTACGAAAAGACGCAAGAAGAGGTGGATCGTTTTCTGGTTAAAAAAGAAATTTGTTTTGGCGGTATCACACGCATTCAGCGCACAGGTGACTCCTATGGGCGCGGCGAACCGGACCGAGCGGCCAAAAGGCTACTCGAGAAGATGTTGGCAGATGGAGAGATCGTCGAAGTAAAAGTAGAGGGGTGGAAGACGATGCAGTATGCAGTAAGTGAAGACATCAAGCTCATATCCGATCTGAGTGCAGGCCGTATTCCGAAGGCTTGGAAGCCGTTGGATACAACCACCGTTGAAGAAGCTGTTTTTCTTGCTCCGTTGGATCATGTCAGTGCTCGTGGGCGCGCAAAGGAGCTATTTGGGTTTGATTATGTGTGGGAAGTGTACAAGCCAGAACATCAACGTAAGTTTGGTTATTACGTTCTACCGGTTTTATGGGGTGATCGCCTCGTTGCCCGTTTTGACAGCAAACTCGACCGCACAACAAACACCTTCATCATTCTGGGCTTGTGGTTGGAGGATAAAGCCCTCGGAAAAGATGAAGTATTTGCAGAAGCCTTGGCTCGTGGATTTGCGCGCTTCGTAAACTTCCTGGGCGCGGACTCGTTGAATGCGAAAGCGATTCCACAACCATTGTTGCGTCGGTTTGCAGGGAAATATATTCCCTAAGAGGCTGTTTAATAAATCTTAAATTTAGCAAGACGTCGTAGCCCAAGCCGGATCATCAAGATATAAATAAAAGACTCACTGGATTGCACCAAGCGCTCATAGTCTCTAGCCATACGACGATTGCGCGTGATCCAAGCATTAGTTCGTTCAATGACCCAGCGTTTGGGTAGAACTTGAAATCCTTTTTGGTTGCCTACCTTCAAGATGAAGGTGATCTCAGCTTGAAGTTCATTTTGACCCAATCAACGAGGTGCCCACGATAACCACCATCAGCAAAGATTTTTTGCAAACGCGCTCTGAGAGACTTCCTCTTTTTCAATTTCACCAGAGTTTCTTCGCCAGCATAAACATCTTGTACATCAGCGGCAGTGACTTTGGCCAGAACTACGAGCCCCATCGTATCTGTAATCACATTTCTTTTTCGTCCTTTTATCAGTTTGCCACCATCAAAACCAATTTTTTCACCACCTTCTGCACTTTTTATGCTTTGACTATCCAGAATCATTGCACTCGCTTGTGGACTACGCCCTGCTTGAATTCGAACGCGCTCTCGAATGATCGTATTAAGCTTTTCCCACATGCGGTTCTTCCCAAACTGTCTAAAATAATAATAGACTGTTTGCCAAGCAGGAAACTCATGTGGTAAATCTCGCCAAACACAACCATTTTTGACAATGTAAAAGATGCCATTCATAATCGCTCGCCAAGGTATTTCTCGTGGTCTGCCTTTGCGCTTTGCTCTGGGCAAGTATGGCGCAATTTGCTTCCATTCGGTATCATTCAGGTTAGTCGGGTATTCTTGGTTTGATTTGGTCATCATCCAAGTTTGCCCGATTTTTCCTCTTTTTCCTATTTATTAAACAGCCTCTAAGGGTGGAACTTCAATCCGCCTGGCGCTTTGTTGGCTGGTTTGTTCTCGCTGTAAATAACGATCTTTATCGACTCATGTTCTTCATATGACTGAGTGGTCTATATTATTGAAGTACCCCGCGTAAATACTTCACAACAATTGTGTTATCTGGTGGGTAGTTTTGGGGTGCTACCGATGTGAGTTGGGCAAGGACGCATAGCCAGGTTTCTCCCGTACGGAT
Proteins encoded in this window:
- a CDS encoding dihydrofolate reductase; the protein is MSKVVLDMSMSLDGFIAGANVSKEYPMGVNGENLHTWLFSTPKDKVDADVEREMFAKTGAVILGNRTFEVGVDLWGDVPFPVPSFVLTHKKREPLIKKSGTFTFVTDGIESALRQAQAVTGDKDIRLMGADIAQQFLSAGLIDEIQINHVPILLGDGVRLFENLGIKSSQLEKDRVLDSPHATHIHYRVLK
- a CDS encoding MFS transporter; the protein is MKTFYQILGNTLLANVTNMTVWFAMIFFIYLETKSVTATSVVSGIYLVAVAVSGIWFGSLVDHNKKKNVMILSGFVSLFIYVIGFVMYLNVPAETWKNPTSPTLWVFVPLLLLGVIAGNLRGIALPTLVTILIPEDSRDKANGLVGTTTGVIFLITSAVSGFLVAHSGMYLVLILAMVVMTLSIVHLFFTDIPEKEIVHLEGQPPKVDLRGTFAVVIAIPGLIALIFFSTFNNFLGGVFMGLMDAYGLSLVSVQVWGVLWAVLSCGFIVGGLLIAKFGLGKNPIFAMFAANIVIWIISSVFTIQPSIVLLCIGMFIYISVVPFIEAAEHTVIQKVVPLERQGRVFGFAQSVEMSASPLTTFMIGPVTELFFIPFMTVGAGVELIGSWFGTGADRGIALVFTVTGIIGLIVTLIAMNTKYYGLLSKRYMEENEVAVLPEGEPA
- a CDS encoding DUF1801 domain-containing protein — encoded protein: MTKDSQSKSDLPKIGAPATRALEAAGYTTLKQLTKVTEAEIAQLHGMGPKALGILRDTLKAQGLSFKHGQAGEKPNKNGSLVNRTDKVNEFLENLSHPLKAEVEAVRSIIKGVNKDINEEIKWKAPSFNYKGEYLVTFNLRDEKRIHLVFHNPQISKIKSKLLEGDYKDRRMAYFEDIKDVKAKKPTLEKALKDLIKLQK
- a CDS encoding DUF1801 domain-containing protein gives rise to the protein MALTPSQEIDKFIKELTDWRGKWIAKFRELILKTAPEVTEEWKWGVPVWVYKDNVVASGVFKDHIKLNFFKGASLPDPKGLFNAGLEAKATRAIDIGENDKIDEKALKELIRAAVDFNMAEKKKK
- a CDS encoding helix-turn-helix transcriptional regulator gives rise to the protein MIVDLGTQLSDSPFVQTVYRARSVGGGSFLSTAASNWEMVITKQKGRVTLSIRGPETKVSPAPIPEDAEFLGVIFKHGAFMPSLPVSRFVDKEIHLPETVKNSFQLFGDTWEFPTFDNIDTFVDKLTREDLLTHDPVVEDVLRGKTQDLSLRSVQRRFLQVTGLSYKTIQQIERAKQAASLLQSGVPISDTTYQTGYFDQAHLTNSLRRYYGQTPTQIIQSANSA
- a CDS encoding dihydrofolate reductase, with protein sequence MRKIIVHEFITLDGVIQAPGSPTEDTDGGFTHGGWTLPYWHDEIGAHFGQIFADADTLLLGRKTWQTHGEAFEPDPANDPFSGFKKHVVSTTLKSADAWRDSTVISGNVIDEIRKLKSQPGKNIIMDGSSVLMHALIENDLVDEYALHVYPLVLGTGKRLFPDGKRVNLKLIESSTLPTGVVYQRFQTEMK
- a CDS encoding flap endonuclease → MKIHLVDGTYELFRAHFGAPPKKAPDGLEIGATLGMIRSMMLLLSDPEVTHVAVAFDHVIESFRNKLYPGYKSSEGVDPVILNQFGLAEKMVSALGLVIWPQVKFEADDAIATAVAKFKKLKSVEQIVICSVDKDLTQMVDGDRVICWDRRREILLDEKGVVEKFGVSPESIPDYLALVGDSADGYPGIQGWGEKSTSAVLAKFKHIESIPKDPKKIPLSLGRATTLLENLQTNYENALLFRELSTLRTDVPLKETLNDLKWQGAHPRLKKLCEEVGESRIPERVTKWK
- a CDS encoding YcaQ family DNA glycosylase: MLNIDIQTARHFILGKQGIWPGRRWRGLKGTEQAMRAMEYLQLDPLQIIARSQDISLYSRVIGYKPETWEDVTYKQRKFFDWGGWLAARPMEELPYWRTVMHRERDGVAGDSRLRQMAKEHAKAIIEVRAILKDRGTVSNREFEAADRKKTQSYRGRKDSALALYYLWRTGEVMMHHRERFERVYALTENVAPIDLVYEKTQEEVDRFLVKKEICFGGITRIQRTGDSYGRGEPDRAAKRLLEKMLADGEIVEVKVEGWKTMQYAVSEDIKLISDLSAGRIPKAWKPLDTTTVEEAVFLAPLDHVSARGRAKELFGFDYVWEVYKPEHQRKFGYYVLPVLWGDRLVARFDSKLDRTTNTFIILGLWLEDKALGKDEVFAEALARGFARFVNFLGADSLNAKAIPQPLLRRFAGKYIP
- a CDS encoding transposase, which produces MGQNELQAEITFILKVGNQKGFQVLPKRWVIERTNAWITRNRRMARDYERLVQSSESFIYILMIRLGLRRLAKFKIY
- a CDS encoding IS5 family transposase, whose product is MMTKSNQEYPTNLNDTEWKQIAPYLPRAKRKGRPREIPWRAIMNGIFYIVKNGCVWRDLPHEFPAWQTVYYYFRQFGKNRMWEKLNTIIRERVRIQAGRSPQASAMILDSQSIKSAEGGEKIGFDGGKLIKGRKRNVITDTMGLVVLAKVTAADVQDVYAGEETLVKLKKRKSLRARLQKIFADGGYRGHLVDWVKMNFKLRSPSS